From one Paenibacillus sp. FSL K6-1330 genomic stretch:
- a CDS encoding diphthine--ammonia ligase: MDWKNGANGHEFIASFSGGKDSVLALYKAMRVGEAVGLIVMLEEEGKRSRSHGMPPEIISAQAESIGLPLYTGAASWTDYESVFTGLLKQAKNQGAEALVTGDLDMPAHGCWHDKVTKNAGLKLGMPLWEMDHLEAVQQFINLGFVTMLVTVNLSLGMKEEDLGRFLTHEYVEELQARGIDPCGEGGEFHTTVIDGPIFKRPMPVRKCEIVRDGDYAFLPLELDQMA; this comes from the coding sequence ATGGACTGGAAAAACGGTGCCAACGGGCATGAATTTATAGCTTCTTTTAGTGGAGGAAAAGACAGCGTTCTGGCATTATATAAAGCCATGCGGGTGGGAGAAGCCGTTGGGCTGATTGTCATGCTGGAGGAAGAAGGAAAACGCTCCAGATCCCATGGTATGCCGCCGGAAATTATAAGCGCCCAAGCGGAGTCGATCGGCCTCCCGCTATATACCGGAGCAGCAAGCTGGACGGATTATGAATCCGTCTTTACGGGTCTGTTAAAACAGGCTAAAAATCAAGGCGCCGAAGCATTGGTGACCGGAGATTTGGACATGCCTGCCCACGGCTGCTGGCATGATAAAGTTACGAAAAATGCTGGGTTAAAGCTGGGGATGCCATTATGGGAAATGGATCATTTAGAAGCTGTTCAACAATTTATCAATCTTGGTTTTGTCACGATGCTTGTCACTGTTAATCTATCGTTGGGGATGAAGGAAGAGGATTTAGGTCGGTTTCTAACCCATGAATATGTAGAAGAACTGCAAGCCCGCGGCATCGACCCTTGCGGCGAAGGCGGCGAATTTCATACGACGGTAATCGATGGACCCATTTTTAAACGCCCGATGCCCGTTCGTAAGTGTGAGATTGTTAGAGACGGTGACTATGCATTTTTACCTTTGGAGCTGGATCAGATGGCGTAA
- a CDS encoding SMI1/KNR4 family protein, with amino-acid sequence MNAVIDGLMLELEQQLEEKVAEDLRDLLEEYKQLEGAAPAQLQLFEAEFGIKLPQDFRSFYSKKNGSGYGFHVLYPGNEGDGEYPPFYLMSLEEMKEVKSYFCERDVPLDAYYSSEEIQQLDPKIKPYLFHKAWYPFATMAGGSLYLMLDFDPAEPGTSGQIIMYVHDPDFVYYIAPSFTELLRASNRNLRTDIEEVDY; translated from the coding sequence ATGAATGCTGTCATTGATGGACTGATGCTCGAGCTGGAGCAGCAGTTGGAGGAGAAGGTTGCCGAAGATCTTCGGGATCTGCTGGAGGAATATAAACAATTGGAGGGGGCTGCTCCTGCCCAGTTGCAGCTTTTCGAAGCGGAGTTCGGGATCAAGTTGCCGCAGGACTTTCGTTCGTTTTACAGTAAGAAGAACGGCAGCGGATATGGGTTTCACGTGCTCTATCCCGGTAACGAGGGGGATGGAGAATACCCGCCGTTTTACCTGATGAGCCTGGAAGAGATGAAGGAAGTCAAATCTTATTTTTGCGAGCGGGATGTACCACTGGATGCGTATTACAGTTCGGAGGAAATACAGCAGCTGGATCCGAAGATTAAACCGTATCTGTTTCACAAGGCTTGGTATCCGTTTGCCACGATGGCAGGCGGGTCGCTGTATCTAATGCTGGATTTCGATCCGGCCGAGCCGGGAACGTCCGGGCAGATCATCATGTACGTGCATGATCCTGACTTTGTGTATTATATCGCGCCTTCCTTCACGGAACTGCTTCGGGCGTCCAATCGCAATTTGCGCACCGATATTGAAGAGGTGGACTACTGA
- the comJ gene encoding competence protein ComJ yields MQHTKMTQEVDLTISHHQIQVRSRDFDEDLCQWGETNIKQGVVIHPGYLTFDPIPDDAFGAWVKLALKEAFIEDPNAQRRMVVPFDVLDPGKLELLSVMSDAVIELPLQKGRYALYFEICEDEEVYYRFTFVHEGEGIHARYLMDDEWGGKAGEALSEGYC; encoded by the coding sequence ATGCAGCATACAAAAATGACCCAAGAGGTGGACCTCACGATCTCTCACCATCAGATACAAGTCCGCTCACGGGACTTTGATGAGGATTTGTGCCAATGGGGAGAAACCAATATCAAGCAGGGCGTTGTCATTCATCCCGGTTATCTGACCTTTGATCCCATCCCTGACGATGCTTTCGGTGCTTGGGTGAAGCTGGCCTTGAAAGAAGCGTTCATCGAAGATCCGAACGCGCAGCGGCGGATGGTCGTGCCGTTTGATGTTCTGGATCCCGGGAAGCTGGAGCTGTTGTCCGTCATGTCGGACGCCGTTATTGAGCTGCCGCTGCAAAAGGGGCGATACGCACTGTATTTTGAGATTTGCGAGGATGAAGAAGTGTATTATCGTTTCACTTTTGTACATGAGGGAGAAGGGATTCATGCCCGGTATCTGATGGATGATGAATGGGGCGGCAAGGCTGGAGAAGCATTGTCGGAGGGGTATTGCTGA
- a CDS encoding DUF3298 domain-containing protein — translation MKKTMKTTTPLTKTLAAAGLAGILMISASGLPSAHVHAETKAAASTNRVTAPTAAPQLVTSKTLQSKEKWLETNIKIPVFQGLTDTKYQDQLNDIIESHASKDMDKWEKEAAEAAANAQKNGYTMHPYQLTINYELTSDGKDDSLISLKVITEGIGMNNGDPRVDTYNFTNEAEAQRVTLEDLFGKDYKSIVDKAVKTAIAADQDQYFANEDGFQGIDAEQSFYVADGKAYIVFQKYSIAPGSTGTPEFAIKLPGKGSDKKPAAAVVKSGAYYKDKNGKIMVQVSVLRQLQFNVKWNGKSKTTEISKGAVWSAVKLNKDAYTLGKMAPRSLGSAPVMKKGHIYVPLAFLTDVLNLKADQSKHGQITVTAAK, via the coding sequence ATGAAAAAAACAATGAAAACAACAACCCCATTAACTAAAACCCTGGCGGCTGCCGGATTAGCGGGCATCCTTATGATCTCCGCTTCGGGTCTGCCATCCGCTCATGTCCATGCCGAAACCAAAGCTGCAGCGAGCACGAATCGGGTGACCGCTCCAACCGCTGCCCCGCAACTGGTAACATCCAAAACACTGCAATCCAAGGAAAAATGGCTGGAAACCAATATTAAGATCCCTGTATTCCAAGGTCTGACTGACACCAAATATCAAGACCAGTTGAATGACATTATCGAATCCCATGCTTCCAAGGATATGGACAAATGGGAGAAAGAAGCGGCGGAAGCGGCTGCAAATGCACAAAAGAATGGCTATACCATGCACCCTTATCAGCTAACCATTAATTATGAGCTCACATCGGATGGTAAAGACGACAGCTTGATTTCCCTTAAGGTCATCACCGAAGGCATCGGAATGAACAATGGTGATCCTCGTGTGGATACGTACAACTTCACGAACGAAGCCGAAGCCCAGCGCGTGACGCTCGAAGACCTGTTCGGTAAAGATTACAAATCCATCGTGGATAAAGCTGTCAAAACCGCGATTGCCGCGGATCAGGACCAATACTTCGCGAACGAAGACGGATTTCAAGGCATAGACGCGGAGCAATCCTTCTATGTCGCAGACGGAAAAGCCTATATCGTATTCCAAAAATACAGCATCGCCCCTGGATCCACAGGTACACCGGAATTTGCCATAAAGCTGCCGGGTAAAGGATCAGACAAAAAGCCTGCTGCAGCCGTAGTAAAATCAGGCGCTTATTACAAAGATAAAAACGGCAAGATCATGGTTCAGGTATCCGTGCTGCGCCAGCTGCAATTCAATGTCAAGTGGAACGGCAAGAGCAAAACCACCGAAATCTCCAAAGGAGCTGTCTGGAGCGCGGTGAAGCTGAACAAGGATGCATACACTTTGGGTAAAATGGCCCCACGTTCGCTGGGCTCGGCTCCTGTAATGAAAAAAGGCCACATCTATGTTCCACTTGCTTTCCTGACAGACGTTCTGAACCTGAAGGCAGATCAAAGCAAGCATGGCCAGATTACGGTGACCGCTGCAAAATAA
- a CDS encoding DUF3298 domain-containing protein, producing MHDKLNRMKEQYESTPIPDELSSIINKTIATRRKKNRALPWLASAAAACMLLFAGVNTSPAFAQAMSDVPVLGHIIKVITIREYAEQDDNTEVHIETPGIANLGNTELEQTLNNKYLEENKKLYENFKDEVALLNKEGGAHLSLDSGYEVITDNEQLLTLSRYIVESAGSSAESRKYDTIDKKNQMVITLPSLFKDDRYIQVISDNIKEQMRQQMQNNPDNIYWVEQPGVESDVPEDLFQTIAKDQNFYINQNGKLVISFNEYDVAPGYMGVVEFTIPTEVIADQLVSSEYIR from the coding sequence ACTAAGCTCGATTATCAACAAGACCATAGCAACCAGAAGAAAAAAAAATAGAGCGCTGCCCTGGCTCGCTAGTGCTGCAGCTGCATGCATGCTACTGTTCGCCGGAGTGAATACCAGCCCTGCCTTTGCCCAGGCCATGTCCGATGTGCCGGTTCTGGGCCATATCATCAAGGTGATCACCATCCGTGAATATGCCGAGCAAGACGATAACACGGAAGTGCATATTGAAACACCCGGCATTGCCAACTTAGGAAATACAGAGCTTGAGCAAACCCTGAATAACAAATACCTGGAAGAAAATAAAAAGCTGTATGAGAACTTCAAAGACGAAGTCGCCCTGCTAAATAAAGAAGGCGGCGCCCATCTGAGTCTCGATAGCGGTTATGAAGTGATCACCGACAATGAACAGCTGTTGACACTTTCGCGCTATATTGTCGAATCTGCTGGAAGCTCTGCCGAATCCAGAAAATACGATACGATCGACAAGAAGAACCAGATGGTGATCACACTGCCAAGTCTGTTCAAGGATGATCGTTATATCCAGGTCATCAGTGACAATATCAAGGAGCAGATGCGCCAGCAGATGCAGAATAATCCTGACAACATCTACTGGGTGGAGCAGCCCGGTGTGGAGTCCGATGTACCGGAGGATCTGTTCCAAACGATCGCCAAGGACCAAAACTTCTACATCAACCAAAACGGCAAACTGGTCATCAGCTTTAATGAATACGATGTTGCACCCGGCTATATGGGCGTCGTGGAATTTACAATCCCAACGGAAGTGATCGCAGACCAGCTCGTCAGCAGCGAATACATCCGATAG